A part of Myxococcus landrumus genomic DNA contains:
- a CDS encoding TPR end-of-group domain-containing protein: MDVKALRARGMAAYDQQQYVECARLLSEADRADPAADANSAYSVACCQALAGDKEAAFAELRLANERGFKDAAHLERDTDLTALHSDARWAEAVAQTKANKKATMKGANEELLGIYEADQGDRQGPDVTKLDWKVVSARDEARRARVQQILDEGGAKVALDYFHAAMVFQHGKEVADFQRSHSLAVKASELDPTLKQARWLAAASKDRELMNLGKPQLYGTQFRVMEGKWELYTVDPSITDEERAKWNVPPLEDARKKVEMMNARPR, translated from the coding sequence GTGGACGTCAAGGCGTTGCGGGCGCGGGGCATGGCGGCCTACGACCAGCAGCAGTACGTCGAATGTGCGCGGCTGCTCAGCGAGGCCGACCGGGCAGACCCGGCCGCGGATGCGAACAGCGCCTATTCCGTCGCGTGTTGCCAGGCGCTGGCCGGTGACAAGGAGGCGGCCTTCGCGGAGCTGCGGCTCGCGAACGAGCGCGGATTCAAGGACGCGGCCCACCTGGAGCGGGACACGGACCTGACGGCGCTGCATTCGGATGCGCGCTGGGCGGAGGCTGTCGCCCAGACGAAGGCCAACAAGAAGGCGACCATGAAGGGCGCGAACGAGGAGCTGCTCGGCATCTACGAGGCGGACCAGGGTGACCGGCAGGGCCCGGACGTGACGAAGCTCGACTGGAAGGTCGTCAGCGCTCGGGACGAGGCGCGCCGCGCGCGCGTGCAGCAGATTCTTGATGAGGGCGGCGCGAAGGTGGCGCTCGACTACTTCCACGCGGCCATGGTGTTCCAGCACGGCAAGGAGGTGGCCGACTTCCAGCGCTCCCACTCGCTCGCGGTGAAGGCCTCGGAGCTGGACCCGACGCTCAAGCAGGCGCGCTGGCTCGCCGCGGCCTCGAAGGACCGCGAGCTGATGAACCTGGGCAAGCCCCAGTTGTACGGGACGCAGTTCCGCGTCATGGAAGGCAAGTGGGAGCTGTACACCGTGGACCCTTCCATCACCGATGAGGAGCGCGCGAAGTGGAATGTGCCCCCGCTGGAGGATGCGCGGAAGAAGGTCGAGATGATGAACGCGCGCCCGCGGTAG
- a CDS encoding helix-turn-helix transcriptional regulator, which yields MFNPADFTSSELLVREQVTAALNSPFLPKLLEAARKPLLEFVQADSMALCIMRLAPSLDFRWHVPGSPIPILNEYAGLVDQDFLRAPILARPGVPVFDSQLLSREAYERTFIYQRSLELKLPFEHIMAVLVPIRPGLVAALAFYRHERRPFTSQSATALSSITSTWATTLDNCQAVQSMTADAQLLQELYLRKNTAYLIIEPPTREVLRSPLATPLLERWFPTPSDFDKASGLPRVFKERLDALVGMKPDSRLGKNLWVLNHPEGYRTCRFVELPYDDSIPTWALLLSELPHSLPLPFHMQRKLTPRELDVARGVLRNWSNGQIADELEISGETVKTHVRNLFDKLGVDGRADFLYQVAHLNRPV from the coding sequence ATGTTCAACCCAGCCGACTTCACCTCAAGTGAACTCTTGGTCCGGGAGCAGGTCACCGCAGCCCTCAACTCGCCATTCCTGCCGAAGCTCCTGGAAGCGGCTCGAAAGCCACTGCTCGAGTTCGTCCAGGCCGACTCCATGGCGCTGTGCATCATGCGCCTGGCGCCATCGCTCGACTTCCGATGGCACGTCCCAGGCTCACCCATTCCCATCCTCAATGAGTATGCGGGCCTGGTCGACCAGGACTTCCTCCGGGCCCCCATCCTCGCGCGGCCTGGCGTGCCTGTCTTCGATTCGCAGCTGCTCTCCCGCGAGGCGTACGAGCGAACCTTCATCTACCAGCGCAGCCTGGAATTGAAGCTGCCCTTCGAACACATCATGGCCGTCCTCGTGCCCATCCGCCCCGGCCTCGTCGCCGCCCTCGCGTTCTACCGGCACGAGCGACGCCCATTCACATCCCAGAGCGCCACAGCCCTCTCCAGCATCACCAGCACCTGGGCGACCACCCTGGACAACTGCCAGGCAGTCCAGAGCATGACCGCCGACGCCCAGCTGCTCCAAGAGCTCTACCTCCGCAAGAACACCGCCTACCTCATCATCGAGCCTCCCACGCGTGAGGTGCTCCGCTCCCCGCTCGCCACCCCCCTCCTGGAGCGCTGGTTCCCCACTCCCTCGGACTTCGACAAGGCCTCCGGGCTTCCTCGCGTCTTCAAGGAGCGGCTGGACGCCCTCGTTGGAATGAAACCAGACTCACGGCTCGGCAAGAACCTCTGGGTCCTCAATCATCCCGAGGGCTACCGCACGTGCCGGTTCGTCGAGCTGCCCTACGATGACAGCATTCCCACATGGGCCCTCCTCTTGTCCGAGCTCCCCCACTCCCTCCCGCTCCCCTTCCACATGCAACGCAAGCTCACCCCCCGCGAGCTCGATGTCGCGAGGGGCGTGCTTCGAAACTGGTCCAACGGGCAGATCGCCGATGAACTCGAGATCTCCGGCGAGACCGTCAAGACCCACGTGCGCAACCTCTTCGACAAGCTCGGCGTCGACGGCCGCGCCGACTTCCTCTACCAGGTCGCCCACCTCAACAGACCCGTCTGA
- a CDS encoding alpha/beta fold hydrolase: MRAVPLLALILPLSLAQAQSLQMEPHTFQARDGRSVEAEMGTLTVPLRHARPDGPGLPLRFVRFKSTNPSPGAPIVYLAGGPGGSGIDAARHGRFDLFLALREVADVIALDQRGTGQSNPHPELAQPWSIPLEQPADEAMLTDTLKKAATEASQTWAKAGVDLGAYTTEENADDLEMLRKALGAPKLNLWGISYGTHLGLSYLRRHTQQVDRIILAGIEGPDDTWKRPAHAEALLGQWEAVLRAEGARGPGLRARLAKLLKSLKREPRTVEFTDKETGARHIWKLSHFDLQRTIFESMRDPAIFRRFLTMLPALEAGDYSPMVPFAGMLRDGVLRPMSLAMDAASGVSPARLALIQKEAAKALLGGSVNPGALQAGDVPGVSDLGESFRGPLKAAVPVLFISGTLDGRTSPDNAESLRPGLSKSVHLVLVGAGHDGLFQSDPRILERMKSFMKGDALRNERMEIKAKP, encoded by the coding sequence ATGCGTGCCGTGCCCTTGCTTGCCCTCATCCTTCCGCTGTCTCTCGCCCAGGCCCAGAGCCTCCAGATGGAGCCCCATACCTTCCAGGCTCGCGACGGACGCAGCGTCGAGGCCGAGATGGGCACCCTCACCGTGCCCCTGCGCCACGCCCGCCCTGACGGTCCGGGTCTGCCCCTGCGCTTCGTGCGCTTCAAGAGCACGAACCCCTCGCCCGGGGCGCCCATCGTCTACCTGGCGGGTGGTCCGGGCGGCTCCGGTATCGATGCCGCCCGCCACGGCCGGTTCGATCTGTTCCTCGCCCTGCGTGAGGTGGCTGACGTCATCGCGTTGGACCAGCGCGGCACCGGCCAGTCGAACCCTCATCCCGAGCTGGCGCAGCCCTGGTCCATCCCGCTCGAGCAGCCCGCGGACGAGGCGATGCTCACCGACACGTTGAAGAAGGCCGCCACCGAGGCGAGCCAGACCTGGGCCAAGGCGGGCGTGGACCTGGGCGCCTACACCACGGAGGAGAACGCCGACGACCTGGAGATGCTGCGCAAGGCGCTGGGGGCGCCGAAGCTCAACCTCTGGGGCATCAGCTACGGCACTCACTTGGGGCTCTCGTACTTGCGTCGCCACACCCAGCAGGTGGACCGCATCATCCTCGCCGGCATCGAGGGGCCGGACGACACCTGGAAGCGGCCTGCCCACGCGGAGGCGCTCCTCGGGCAGTGGGAGGCGGTGCTGCGCGCCGAGGGGGCTCGTGGGCCAGGCCTGCGAGCGCGGTTGGCGAAGTTGTTGAAGTCGCTCAAGCGCGAGCCGCGCACCGTTGAGTTCACGGACAAGGAGACGGGCGCGCGCCACATCTGGAAGCTCAGCCACTTCGACCTTCAGCGCACCATCTTCGAGTCCATGAGAGACCCCGCCATCTTCCGACGCTTCCTCACCATGCTTCCGGCGCTGGAGGCCGGGGACTATTCGCCGATGGTGCCGTTCGCGGGCATGCTGCGCGATGGGGTGCTGCGGCCGATGTCGCTCGCGATGGACGCGGCCTCCGGCGTGAGCCCGGCGCGACTGGCCCTCATCCAGAAGGAGGCGGCGAAGGCCCTGCTTGGTGGCAGCGTCAACCCGGGAGCACTTCAGGCCGGAGATGTGCCCGGAGTGAGCGACCTGGGCGAGTCCTTCCGAGGCCCGCTGAAGGCCGCGGTGCCCGTGCTCTTCATCAGCGGCACCCTGGATGGACGCACGAGCCCGGACAACGCGGAGTCGCTTCGCCCCGGGCTCTCCAAGTCCGTGCACCTGGTGCTGGTGGGCGCGGGACATGACGGACTGTTCCAGTCGGACCCGCGCATCCTCGAGCGGATGAAGTCCTTCATGAAGGGCGATGCGCTCCGTAATGAGCGCATGGAGATCAAGGCGAAGCCCTGA
- a CDS encoding N-acyl amino acid synthase FeeM domain-containing protein — protein sequence MTCMHWRWRVAATQRELDDVARIRWAVFGGELGLLSAQSALSRREVTCVDTLDTTVHVLVYAGHEPVATMRVALPNAEVAANQGGKVGLEMEQRVDLSGLLQPGRVVAEPSRFCVLPKWRRSEAVTWLQAGMYVESLRRGVTHWIASTNLETDSPEDALLSWRVAAHRGWLSPNWRVAVPDPRRAPVQPRKPYYTPEERAQAAQGLLDGLRLPRAPVLFARTMGARFISEPLYDTYFQWFTLPLVMALDEVPADSVACFRALEHGLRPAA from the coding sequence ATGACATGCATGCACTGGCGCTGGCGCGTGGCCGCCACCCAGCGGGAGCTCGATGACGTGGCCCGTATCCGGTGGGCTGTCTTCGGCGGAGAGCTGGGGCTGCTGTCCGCGCAGTCCGCGCTGTCCCGGCGGGAGGTGACGTGTGTCGACACGCTCGACACCACGGTGCACGTACTCGTCTACGCCGGCCACGAGCCGGTGGCGACCATGCGAGTGGCGTTGCCCAACGCGGAGGTCGCGGCGAATCAGGGAGGGAAGGTTGGCCTCGAGATGGAGCAGCGCGTGGACCTCTCGGGCCTGCTCCAGCCGGGCAGGGTGGTCGCGGAGCCCTCTCGCTTCTGTGTGTTGCCGAAGTGGCGGCGCTCGGAGGCGGTTACGTGGCTGCAGGCGGGCATGTACGTGGAGAGCCTGCGGCGTGGGGTGACGCACTGGATTGCGTCCACGAACCTGGAGACGGACTCGCCCGAGGACGCGCTCCTCTCCTGGCGGGTGGCGGCTCACCGGGGTTGGCTGAGTCCCAACTGGCGCGTGGCCGTGCCCGACCCGCGGCGAGCCCCGGTGCAGCCTCGCAAGCCCTACTACACGCCCGAGGAGCGGGCGCAGGCGGCACAGGGGCTGTTGGACGGACTGCGGCTACCCAGGGCGCCCGTGCTCTTCGCCCGGACGATGGGGGCGCGCTTCATCTCGGAGCCGCTCTACGACACGTATTTCCAGTGGTTCACGCTGCCGCTCGTCATGGCGCTCGATGAAGTCCCGGCGGACTCCGTGGCGTGCTTCCGCGCGCTGGAGCACGGCCTGCGTCCCGCCGCCTAG
- a CDS encoding serine hydrolase domain-containing protein, with amino-acid sequence MRAVPLLALILPLSLAQAQSRQGHPPSVQASNGRGTQAAAFVTVAVPAVAASSAPAVAPPSFAQVIEREVPALMKEAHIQGAAVGLIVGGKLVYAKGFGFADHAGKVPVTPDTVFIAASLAKPVASWVTMRLAEQGRVKLDAPVADVLSPWPLTKNQFDPRQITIRHLLSHTAGTTLGGYQGWLDFKELPSLEESLAGKTNGRGAVELFAPAGAKFQYSGGGYTLMQLAIERTTRRKYSDLAQELVFRPLGMKHSSVAMTPEVLAGAAQGHDDEGKPVPVRYYVEQAPSTLTTTVRDFARWMMAGMANTAGAHPLTQAQLAQLYTPAELSTPRAPEEGGYGLGHFIERLGDGSTVVGHDGRNQAGFRANFLMRPQSGDGIVFFSNARSGLALDRVVCLWKADVAKVDAATTCKK; translated from the coding sequence ATGCGTGCCGTGCCCCTGCTTGCCCTCATCCTTCCGCTGTCTCTCGCCCAGGCCCAGAGCCGCCAGGGGCATCCCCCCTCCGTTCAGGCAAGCAACGGGCGCGGCACTCAGGCAGCAGCGTTCGTCACCGTCGCCGTGCCCGCTGTCGCGGCCTCGAGTGCACCCGCGGTCGCGCCACCCTCGTTCGCCCAGGTCATCGAGCGCGAAGTGCCGGCCCTCATGAAAGAGGCCCACATCCAGGGCGCGGCCGTGGGGCTGATTGTTGGAGGCAAGCTGGTCTACGCGAAGGGCTTCGGCTTCGCGGACCACGCGGGCAAGGTGCCCGTGACGCCCGACACGGTGTTCATCGCCGCCTCACTGGCGAAGCCCGTCGCCAGTTGGGTGACGATGCGTCTGGCCGAGCAGGGACGCGTGAAGCTGGATGCGCCGGTGGCCGATGTGCTGTCGCCGTGGCCGCTGACGAAGAACCAGTTCGACCCTCGCCAGATCACGATTCGCCACCTCCTGTCACACACCGCGGGCACGACCCTGGGCGGGTATCAGGGCTGGCTCGACTTCAAGGAGCTGCCGAGCCTGGAGGAGTCGCTGGCCGGCAAGACCAATGGGCGCGGCGCGGTGGAGCTGTTCGCGCCAGCCGGTGCGAAGTTCCAGTACTCCGGTGGCGGCTACACCCTGATGCAACTGGCCATCGAGCGGACCACCCGGCGCAAGTATTCAGACCTGGCACAAGAGCTGGTGTTCCGGCCGCTGGGCATGAAGCACAGCAGTGTGGCCATGACGCCCGAGGTGCTGGCCGGCGCGGCGCAGGGGCATGACGACGAAGGCAAGCCGGTGCCGGTGCGCTACTACGTCGAACAGGCGCCTTCGACCTTGACCACCACCGTCCGCGACTTCGCCCGCTGGATGATGGCTGGCATGGCGAACACCGCGGGCGCGCATCCATTGACCCAAGCGCAACTGGCCCAGCTGTACACCCCCGCGGAGCTGAGCACGCCCCGCGCGCCCGAGGAGGGGGGCTATGGCCTGGGTCACTTCATCGAACGGCTGGGTGACGGCAGCACCGTCGTCGGCCATGACGGGCGCAACCAGGCTGGCTTCCGCGCCAACTTCTTGATGCGTCCGCAATCCGGCGACGGCATCGTCTTCTTCAGCAACGCGCGCAGCGGTCTGGCGTTGGACCGCGTCGTCTGCCTGTGGAAAGCCGACGTGGCCAAGGTCGATGCGGCGACGACCTGCAAGAAGTAG
- a CDS encoding glycine--tRNA ligase has protein sequence MAAQTMEQLVSLSKRRGFIFPGSAIYGGLQGTYDYGPLGVELKNNLKLAWWRANVWEREDMEGIDASILMNKLTWRYSGHEETFVDPMVDCKGCKMRWRADQIAGKCPSCGSAELTEPRPFNLMFKTQVGPVPDPESFSYLRPETAQGIFLNFKHVLDSTSRKLPFGIAQMGKSFRNEITPRNFIFRVREFEQMEIEFFVKPGEDEAWHQKWVEDRINWWLSVGLSKDNLVPYHQKANELAHYAKATVDLLYRFPHGLEELEGIANRTDYDLGSHSKDQGSLGLKARVAPNSHSTEKLTYFDAETKQHVVPFVIEPSAGVDRGVLAVLSEAYDEEQVKAAPADRLKPVEEALGTFLKSVSRNEKLTADAKNALLAEGERIAGALGERLASITGLLSMPGAESIEVAKKLRGQVDPVVDEFYRTVLHFKPRLAPIKVAVLPLKKNHPGIVGVAKGIRRQLQSSGSMRVVYDDTGAIGKLYRRQDEIGTPFCVTVDFDTLGDGKDTSSKDTVTVRHRDSMAQERVAISELETYLREKMS, from the coding sequence ATGGCCGCACAGACGATGGAGCAGCTGGTTTCCCTGTCCAAGCGCCGGGGCTTCATCTTCCCGGGTTCCGCCATCTACGGGGGCCTTCAGGGTACGTACGATTACGGTCCGCTCGGCGTCGAGTTGAAGAACAACCTGAAGCTGGCCTGGTGGCGCGCCAACGTCTGGGAGCGCGAGGACATGGAGGGCATCGACGCCTCCATCCTCATGAACAAGCTCACGTGGCGCTATTCGGGACACGAAGAGACCTTCGTGGACCCGATGGTCGACTGCAAGGGCTGCAAGATGCGCTGGCGCGCGGACCAGATTGCCGGCAAGTGTCCGAGCTGCGGCTCCGCCGAGCTGACCGAGCCGCGCCCCTTCAACCTGATGTTCAAGACGCAGGTAGGCCCGGTGCCGGACCCGGAGTCGTTCTCCTATCTGCGCCCCGAGACGGCGCAGGGCATCTTCCTCAACTTCAAGCACGTGCTCGACTCGACGTCGCGCAAGCTGCCCTTCGGCATCGCGCAGATGGGCAAGTCCTTCCGCAACGAAATCACGCCGCGCAACTTCATCTTCCGCGTGCGTGAGTTCGAGCAGATGGAGATCGAGTTCTTCGTGAAGCCTGGCGAGGACGAGGCCTGGCACCAGAAGTGGGTGGAGGACCGCATCAACTGGTGGCTGTCGGTGGGGCTCTCCAAGGACAACCTGGTGCCGTACCACCAGAAGGCGAACGAGCTGGCCCACTACGCCAAGGCGACGGTGGACCTGCTCTACCGCTTCCCTCACGGACTCGAGGAGCTGGAGGGCATCGCCAACCGGACGGACTACGATTTGGGCTCGCACAGCAAGGACCAGGGCTCGCTCGGGCTCAAGGCGCGGGTTGCGCCCAACAGCCACAGCACCGAGAAGCTCACGTACTTCGACGCGGAGACGAAGCAGCACGTGGTGCCGTTCGTCATCGAGCCGTCCGCGGGCGTCGACCGCGGGGTGCTCGCGGTGCTGAGCGAGGCGTATGACGAGGAGCAGGTGAAGGCGGCTCCGGCGGACCGGCTCAAGCCCGTCGAGGAGGCGCTCGGCACGTTCCTCAAGTCCGTCAGTCGCAACGAGAAGCTCACGGCGGACGCGAAGAACGCGCTCCTGGCCGAGGGCGAGCGCATCGCGGGTGCGCTGGGCGAGCGGCTCGCGTCCATCACCGGGCTGTTGTCGATGCCAGGGGCGGAGAGCATCGAGGTGGCCAAGAAGCTGCGGGGGCAGGTGGACCCGGTGGTCGACGAGTTCTACCGGACGGTGCTGCACTTCAAGCCGAGGCTCGCGCCCATCAAGGTGGCGGTGTTGCCGCTGAAGAAGAACCACCCGGGCATCGTGGGGGTGGCCAAGGGCATCCGCCGCCAGTTGCAGTCCTCGGGCTCCATGCGCGTCGTCTACGACGACACCGGCGCCATCGGGAAGCTGTACCGGCGTCAGGACGAAATCGGGACACCCTTCTGCGTCACCGTCGACTTCGACACGCTGGGCGACGGCAAGGACACGTCCAGCAAGGACACCGTCACCGTGCGCCACCGCGACTCCATGGCCCAGGAGCGCGTCGCCATCTCCGAGCTGGAAACGTACCTGCGCGAGAAGATGTCCTGA
- a CDS encoding histidine kinase: protein MTSSALIAGCLALSLAASAALPSAQEGQVQVHPEDLPVEVALSGDARGWRTVDRHHVSEGTGPFWLRTQVEVPPREAGAPTPALALSMLGSWEAWWDGRPLGRNGQVGRTSAEEVPGRIDAQLPLPPELSAPGPHVLTMRVSAHRLGFQPVGTLHRLQVGEAVSLAQSRMFGLMPALCTLGALVLMGLYHLVRVRFARGGLATLLLGVLCLIAAALVLLESWRGLANYLYPLHPVRLRLLAAAVLAVAALLPATVHAAFGEPRRWLRWMGLGLGLLSLTFVPGFDNKQGVALGASLVVSMILVVRARKRGEPGALGALAGLGVAGTLYLLEPWGFSDRGFFLAFGGLLLCLTVVHAQQQRRQQERLESATRSAERLQLELLKRSLQPHFLMNTLGALSEWVETQPAQAVRFIEALGTAYRHLLAVSGERTIPLARELELCRAHLDVMGCRQGTAFQLETEGVDLAAPVPPALLHTLLENAFSHNRYVSPHTFRLQGSLITEGAQPRRRYVFLAPLGTGTRQGGGEGTGSRYLRARLEEAFPGAWGLQDGPTESGWMTRVEVPA from the coding sequence ATGACGTCGTCCGCCCTCATCGCGGGATGCCTCGCGCTCTCGCTCGCCGCCTCGGCGGCCCTGCCCTCCGCACAAGAGGGACAGGTGCAGGTCCACCCCGAGGACCTCCCGGTGGAGGTGGCGCTCTCCGGGGACGCGCGCGGCTGGCGAACGGTCGATAGACATCATGTGAGTGAGGGGACCGGCCCCTTCTGGCTGCGCACACAGGTGGAGGTGCCCCCGCGTGAAGCCGGAGCCCCGACGCCAGCCCTCGCCCTGTCGATGCTCGGGTCGTGGGAAGCCTGGTGGGACGGCAGACCCCTGGGCCGCAATGGCCAGGTGGGGCGAACGTCCGCCGAGGAGGTACCCGGACGAATCGATGCCCAGCTCCCACTTCCGCCCGAGCTCAGCGCGCCGGGGCCTCATGTGCTGACGATGCGCGTCTCGGCGCATCGGCTGGGCTTCCAGCCCGTGGGGACCCTGCATCGCCTGCAGGTGGGCGAGGCCGTGTCCCTCGCACAGTCACGGATGTTCGGCCTGATGCCCGCGCTTTGCACGCTGGGTGCGCTGGTGCTGATGGGGCTCTACCACCTCGTGCGGGTGCGGTTCGCTCGCGGGGGACTGGCGACGCTGCTGCTGGGCGTGCTGTGCCTCATCGCCGCGGCGCTCGTCCTCCTGGAGTCATGGCGCGGACTCGCCAACTATCTCTATCCGCTGCACCCGGTGCGGCTGCGACTGCTGGCCGCGGCCGTGCTGGCGGTGGCGGCGCTGCTGCCGGCGACCGTGCACGCAGCCTTCGGCGAGCCCCGTCGATGGCTGCGGTGGATGGGGCTCGGACTGGGGTTGCTCTCGCTCACCTTCGTTCCGGGGTTCGACAACAAGCAGGGCGTCGCGCTCGGGGCTTCGCTCGTCGTCTCCATGATTCTCGTGGTGCGCGCGCGGAAGAGAGGGGAGCCTGGGGCCCTGGGGGCGCTGGCGGGGCTCGGCGTCGCCGGGACGCTCTACCTGTTGGAGCCGTGGGGCTTCTCCGACCGAGGCTTCTTCCTCGCCTTCGGTGGACTGTTGCTGTGTCTCACGGTGGTCCATGCGCAGCAGCAGCGCCGCCAGCAGGAGCGGCTGGAGAGCGCGACACGCTCGGCGGAGCGCCTGCAACTGGAGCTGCTCAAGCGCAGCCTCCAGCCGCACTTCTTGATGAACACGCTGGGCGCGCTGAGTGAGTGGGTGGAGACGCAGCCCGCGCAGGCCGTGCGCTTCATCGAGGCGCTCGGCACGGCGTACCGGCACCTGCTCGCCGTTTCGGGTGAGCGAACCATTCCCCTCGCCCGCGAGCTCGAGCTGTGCCGCGCCCACCTGGACGTCATGGGCTGCCGGCAGGGCACGGCCTTCCAACTCGAGACCGAGGGCGTGGACCTCGCGGCCCCCGTCCCTCCCGCGCTGCTGCACACGCTGCTGGAGAACGCCTTCAGCCACAACCGCTACGTCTCGCCCCACACATTCCGGCTCCAGGGCAGCCTCATCACCGAGGGCGCCCAGCCACGGCGGCGCTACGTCTTCCTCGCGCCCCTGGGCACGGGCACGCGCCAGGGCGGCGGTGAGGGCACCGGCTCGCGCTATCTGCGCGCGCGCCTGGAGGAGGCCTTTCCAGGTGCCTGGGGGCTCCAGGACGGGCCCACCGAGTCCGGGTGGATGACGCGGGTGGAGGTGCCGGCGTGA
- a CDS encoding iron-containing redox enzyme family protein — protein sequence MQAQTETHVGVNWLAALDVEARGLVAAVDARPDGRRLFEGTIDKAGYIHYLVQTYHYARWSTPILREAGERLQQLGRHPELAALLVQKGEEERGHDRWLLSDLKNLGVSEESVETAVKCPAVDAYTGWNFFTSRAGVPTAALGTAYVLEYLSQTRAGVWAERLRKVSTIPNIRKSVTFLRSHGALDGDHVAEMARLFAGLTEPEDQEAILFSARVARSVYPCILREGGAAGLPRER from the coding sequence GTGCAAGCACAGACGGAGACTCACGTGGGAGTGAATTGGCTGGCGGCGCTGGACGTGGAGGCGCGAGGCCTGGTGGCGGCGGTGGATGCGCGGCCTGATGGGCGGCGCCTCTTCGAGGGCACCATCGACAAGGCGGGCTACATCCACTACCTCGTCCAGACGTACCACTACGCCCGTTGGAGCACGCCCATCCTCCGCGAGGCGGGCGAGCGATTGCAGCAGTTGGGCCGGCACCCGGAGCTCGCGGCGTTGTTGGTCCAGAAGGGGGAAGAGGAGCGGGGGCACGACCGGTGGTTGTTGTCGGACCTGAAGAACCTGGGGGTCTCCGAGGAGTCCGTGGAGACGGCGGTGAAGTGCCCCGCGGTGGATGCCTATACGGGGTGGAACTTCTTCACGTCTCGCGCGGGCGTGCCGACGGCGGCGTTGGGGACCGCGTATGTGTTGGAATACCTGTCGCAGACGCGGGCGGGTGTGTGGGCGGAGCGACTGAGGAAGGTCTCCACCATTCCCAACATCCGCAAGTCCGTGACGTTCCTGCGCAGCCACGGGGCCTTGGACGGAGACCACGTGGCGGAGATGGCGCGGCTCTTCGCGGGGCTGACGGAGCCGGAGGACCAGGAGGCGATCCTCTTCTCGGCCCGGGTCGCCCGGAGCGTCTATCCGTGCATCCTCCGTGAGGGCGGCGCGGCCGGTCTACCCCGCGAGAGGTAG
- a CDS encoding LytR/AlgR family response regulator transcription factor, whose translation MRLLIVEDEPLAARRLARLCEQWLGPDAPPPRVCASLDEARALLAGRDVDVLLLDLNLSGEDGFTLLAEATAGSFQTVVVSANTDQALRAFELGVLDFVPKPYTPERLSLALGRVGSRAATPLRTLAVRKGGGVVLVPLDSVAYIQGAGDYAELVLRGGGTELSEKSLERLEQLLPADFFRIHRSYLVRVADIRELVASEGSRISVELRDGARLPVGRSRLALLRKRLEA comes from the coding sequence GTGAGGCTGCTCATCGTGGAGGACGAACCGCTGGCGGCGCGGCGCCTCGCCCGGCTTTGCGAACAGTGGCTGGGGCCGGACGCTCCACCGCCTCGCGTCTGCGCGAGTCTCGACGAGGCCCGCGCGCTGCTGGCAGGGCGCGACGTGGACGTGCTGCTGCTGGACCTGAACCTCTCGGGCGAAGACGGCTTCACGCTGCTCGCGGAGGCGACCGCGGGCTCATTCCAGACCGTGGTGGTCTCCGCGAACACCGACCAGGCCCTGCGCGCCTTCGAGCTGGGGGTGCTGGACTTCGTGCCCAAGCCGTACACGCCGGAGCGACTCAGCCTCGCGCTCGGCCGAGTGGGGAGCCGCGCGGCCACGCCCTTGCGAACCCTCGCGGTGAGGAAGGGTGGCGGCGTGGTCCTCGTCCCCTTGGACTCCGTCGCGTACATCCAGGGCGCTGGCGACTACGCGGAGCTGGTCCTGCGCGGAGGTGGCACCGAGCTGAGCGAGAAGAGCCTGGAGCGGCTCGAGCAACTGCTCCCCGCCGACTTCTTCCGCATCCATCGCTCCTATCTCGTCCGAGTAGCGGACATCCGCGAGCTCGTCGCCTCGGAGGGCTCACGCATATCCGTGGAGCTGCGGGACGGAGCCCGACTGCCCGTGGGCCGCAGCCGCCTGGCCCTCCTGCGCAAGCGGTTGGAGGCGTAG